AGGCGCCGTCGCCCCCATCAGCGGCATGGGTACGACGGCAACGGGAAGTCCGTATCCAGCGAGTTCCAGATAGGCCTCGGTGTATCGCGCGTCGATGCGCAAGGGAGATTCCGGGCACAGCACCAGCGACAAGGGTTTTTTCTGCCTGATCTCGTTTGTCGATCCGAAAACGATTTGCAGGGCCTCCTTCAGCCAGACGGCGTGGTCGGTGGAAGCGACCACGTCTTGGACATGCTTGGAAAAATTGGCAAACAGGCTGTAGAGGTAGTCCACGTAATCACGCATGGTTCCCTTACGGTCCGTTGCCGTGACGATACACCAATAGACGCCTATTTCATCCAACGCATCCGCGAGGCGGGTGGCCGCCAGCCAGTCATCGAAGGTCGAATCCCGGTATTCCCCGGTGACCCGGTCGATGGCTCTGGTTCCTTCTCCGGACATGAGCAGCGTGCAGCCCCCTGTATTCATGGGAAGGTCCCGGCCGGTCCTCCTGGCGCCCAGGCTGAATCTCCTGGGAACGGATTGCAGGGCGCGTTCAACCACCTCGCGGGGCAGCCGGACCACGTGGTTTTTCCCCCCGACCTGGGCTCCGTATCGTGCAAGGCAGGCTCTCCCCCTGCCGGTTTCCACTTTTACCCCGGTAGTGGACAGAACACGCAGGGAACGCTCGTGAAGTGCTTCTTTCTCATCCGCGGAAAGAAGGTTCAAAACCGGTTTCACGACACCACCACCCTTTCGCGTTTAAACGGCAGGCCGTTTTCCTCGTCTTCGTCCATTTCCAAGACAGATCTGTACCCCGGGTACACCGCCGTTGCAGTGCGGTACCTGGTAGAAACGATTCTTGGCCCTTTTAGGACCGATGACCACCGGTTCGAGCAAAATGTCGTAGTCAGGGTTGCGCATAACCTTAATTCCTTGATAATGATAAAGTCAGGTTGCGTTCCTGCAACCTAACCTGGGTCTACGTCTCGGGAACACCCGGCAACCGGATCGGAATCCGAAATTGCGCTATTATTATCACACTTTCGTTTTAAAAACAGTGACAAATTATCCCAATGCCGCATCCTTACAACAAGGAGGTATGTCATGCAGAAATCACGGACGCCTGTCGCCCTGCTGAACACCGCTGACCGCAAAGGCGGTGTCGGCCCTACCATCGACAAACTGGGAATCAACCCCGTTAAAGGCAAACAAGTACTGGTAAAACCCAATTTCAACACGGCCGACCGCACGCCGGGATCGACCCACAACGACACCCTTGTCGCTTTGGTGAAAAAGATCTGGGACATGGGCGCCCGTACCGTCAGTCTGGGAGAACGCAGCTATCCGCCCACCCGGCAGGTAATGGAGCAGAAAGGCGTGATTCCGCTTCTGGAAAAGCTGGACGTACAAATTATCGACTTCGATACGCTGCCGCCCGAAGACTGGGTAAAGGTGGATGTGGAAAACTCCCACTGGCGGGATGGCTTCAGGATCGCGCGGCCCGTTATGGAAAGCGAGTGTCTGGTCTCCACCGGTTGTTTGAAAACCCACCAGTTCGGTGGCGTGTTCACCCACTCCCTGAAGCTGCACGTCGGGGTCGTTCCAACCACCCGCAACGGGTTCGATTACATGACCGAACTCCACGGGTCTCCTCACCAGAGGCAGTTAATCGCCGAAATCAACGCCCCTTTCAAAACCGATCTGATCTTCATGGACGGCGTCGAAGCTTTCGTGGATGGGGGACCGGCCACGGGAAAAAAGGCAAGAGGCGATGTGCTGCTGGCGTCTGTGGACAGAATCGCCATCGATGCGGTGGGTATCGCGGTCTTGAAAACACTGGGATCCAATCAGGAAATCATGAATACGGCCATTTTCGACCATGATCAGATTGCCCGGGCCGTCGAGCTGGGCATCGGCGTGAGCGCCGTATCCGACATCCGGGTCGTGGCCGTCGACGAAAAAAGCACGGCCTTAAAAGACCGCGTTCTCAAAGAACTCATCTGAAGCGGCCGATGTCATGATGACTGTTTGCAAACACCGCAATCTCGTGCTCCTGCCCGCAAAACAAAAACGGTTGCGTTGCCGCCACTGTCACTTGACAATTACCCCGGAAGAACTCGATGGCGGCTACTGTCCCGAATGTTACGAGGTCTCCGGGATAAGGCGGGATGACTTCGAGGAGATCGAAGACAAAACACAGGGCGCCGTCCAGTACCGCTGTGAGGATTGCGGTGTGCTTGTAACCTCATAAATTTTCGGGCCTATGACCCAAAAATTTATGAAGATACGCCGAAACGCAGCCATTTGAAGCGTTTGCGCAACGCTTCAGACACCCGCGCCCCGATCCTGGCCATGAAAATGTTCTCCGGTTTGAGGCAAATGTTGGGTTCGTTGGTCTGAAGATCCTGGAATCCGAAGGGTTCGAATAAAGCGATGAGCATTTTGCGGTAGGCTTGCGCCGTCATTCCGGAACCGTCGAGATCCCAGGTCCAGGAATAGCCCACGAGATAGAGAATTTTATCCTCGACGGTGTCGTGGGCCACCATGCGTTTCATGATGGCGGCCGCCACGCCCGCCGATCGCCAGCGGCGGCAGACCTCGATCACTTTCAGCTCCATCATCACACCCGGCCCCAGGTCCAGCCAGCGAGCCCCCTGTTCGGGATGGTCGAGCACGCCGAAACCGATGATGGTGTCGTCCGCATCGACGGCCAAAACGACATTGACCTCTTCCCTGGCGGCATCTTTTTCCAGGCTTTCCCTCTTGGTGTAAAGCGACCTGTACTGTGCATGGCCGCCAAACTCACTGTCAAATGCATACCGCTGAATCTCTTCGCTACTGCAAAAAGAGTGCACCCAGACGGCACCGGACCCTGTCTGCAATATGGCTTCATTCCGATCGGGCATACGCCCCCACGTTCTCGATCTGCAATTTAAACCGGTCCGTCAACGGGCCGCTTTAAATTTAGAAGTCGCTCCATCCCTTGTGCAGGCGCTTGACCATAACGACCATGTCGTGGCGTTTACCCCGTGGATCGACGGCGTAGTCCTTGAGCTCCGCACGCTTGAAAAAATCGAATTTCCGCACAGCCTCTATGGCGGCGTCTTCCATGCCGACGATCAGGTCCGAACGCAGCGCCTCCAGCCCTTTGTCCATGGCCGCCTGAATCAGGTCCAGCAGGATCCAGGTGCCCAGGCGTTTGTTCCTGAATTCGGGCAATACGATAATGCGAAAGCGCCCGACATGCTTGGTGGCTCCGAATTCGCGGGTGTGCAGGCTGCCGTGCCCCACGATCTTCTTGTTGCAGAGGGCGACGATGGCAAACACGCTTTCCGACCCCAGATTTTCAAACCAGTGCTGGATGACGGTGGGATTCGACGTGTCGTAGCGCATGCACCACCGGTCGTTCTCCGGTATCGCGTCAAAAAATTCGGAAAGAAGCCTTTCGTCCCCTTTTTCAAGGGGGCGAATGATCGCTTCTTCGCAGTCCTTCAGCACACACTCTTTGGGATAGCTCACCTCGCGGGTCCTCCATTTTTTAGAACCAAATGCTCAACGTCGGTTAGATATCCTCGGGTTTACCCATCACCTCTGCATACATATCCATGTTCCAGAGCTTGGCTTCAGCTAGATTTTGCCTGAACTTGATGAAATCGATGGTATCGCTGCCGGTAATTTTCTTGGTGTTGAAGGCCCCGAAACCGAGAAAGGCCTCGCCGCTCATGTTGGCCGCCAGCCAGTGGCGATTGGCATTCTTGCAGATATCCCAGAAATACTTCTTTTTCATGCGAACCCCGTCGATGCTTTTAATGAGGCACCCCGGAAAAAGATTGGCGAACTGCCACACGATCTTGTCTACCTCTTTGTCCAGCAGTTCGAAGTCGGCGTTGGCTTGATGCGCCTTTACCAGTGCCCTGCCTTCTTTGAGGGCGTCGCCCTTTTTATACTCCCCGTAAACGATTTCCCCGTCTTCCACATAACGGTCGGTAACAATCATGGGG
The genomic region above belongs to Deltaproteobacteria bacterium and contains:
- a CDS encoding trimethylamine methyltransferase family protein, whose amino-acid sequence is MKPVLNLLSADEKEALHERSLRVLSTTGVKVETGRGRACLARYGAQVGGKNHVVRLPREVVERALQSVPRRFSLGARRTGRDLPMNTGGCTLLMSGEGTRAIDRVTGEYRDSTFDDWLAATRLADALDEIGVYWCIVTATDRKGTMRDYVDYLYSLFANFSKHVQDVVASTDHAVWLKEALQIVFGSTNEIRQKKPLSLVLCPESPLRIDARYTEAYLELAGYGLPVAVVPMPLMGATAPASLASTLLMANCEILATLTLVQAAEEGVPVIYAPVSALMDPRTGCVKSGAVEHGLISAASTEMARYYGLAAQTSGLGTAAFTPGIQSSYQAAMTASLAVMARPDILEGAGLLGSSMILSLEKMMIDVEIFNACLHAGKGIPTGGDRWMEDLIDEKGPGGHFLDHPSTLEALRAGVWQMSGLERSWSFEEWDDGGRETLLGRSRRQVDRILASHRSLPLGDEIDGEFQRLKKKACE
- a CDS encoding DUF362 domain-containing protein; this encodes MQKSRTPVALLNTADRKGGVGPTIDKLGINPVKGKQVLVKPNFNTADRTPGSTHNDTLVALVKKIWDMGARTVSLGERSYPPTRQVMEQKGVIPLLEKLDVQIIDFDTLPPEDWVKVDVENSHWRDGFRIARPVMESECLVSTGCLKTHQFGGVFTHSLKLHVGVVPTTRNGFDYMTELHGSPHQRQLIAEINAPFKTDLIFMDGVEAFVDGGPATGKKARGDVLLASVDRIAIDAVGIAVLKTLGSNQEIMNTAIFDHDQIARAVELGIGVSAVSDIRVVAVDEKSTALKDRVLKELI
- a CDS encoding phage terminase large subunit family protein encodes the protein MMTVCKHRNLVLLPAKQKRLRCRHCHLTITPEELDGGYCPECYEVSGIRRDDFEEIEDKTQGAVQYRCEDCGVLVTS
- a CDS encoding N-acetyltransferase translates to MPDRNEAILQTGSGAVWVHSFCSSEEIQRYAFDSEFGGHAQYRSLYTKRESLEKDAAREEVNVVLAVDADDTIIGFGVLDHPEQGARWLDLGPGVMMELKVIEVCRRWRSAGVAAAIMKRMVAHDTVEDKILYLVGYSWTWDLDGSGMTAQAYRKMLIALFEPFGFQDLQTNEPNICLKPENIFMARIGARVSEALRKRFKWLRFGVSS
- a CDS encoding GNAT family N-acetyltransferase, whose translation is MSYPKECVLKDCEEAIIRPLEKGDERLLSEFFDAIPENDRWCMRYDTSNPTVIQHWFENLGSESVFAIVALCNKKIVGHGSLHTREFGATKHVGRFRIIVLPEFRNKRLGTWILLDLIQAAMDKGLEALRSDLIVGMEDAAIEAVRKFDFFKRAELKDYAVDPRGKRHDMVVMVKRLHKGWSDF